In Dermacentor albipictus isolate Rhodes 1998 colony chromosome 6, USDA_Dalb.pri_finalv2, whole genome shotgun sequence, the following proteins share a genomic window:
- the LOC139060922 gene encoding tigger transposable element-derived protein 6-like, producing the protein MKSRDCSSAILALCRGRVVHSLPFSSTTTSFHPQDTMATQVKKRKTLSLEQKAQIIAQAESGRKKAAIAEDFGIPASSLSTILGNKDSVRMALASGTSSKHKKVTRPLHEELDKAVHAWFVEARASNVPLSGSIVQQKALNYACLLGIDDFKASIGWLNRFKARHNIVGKVLCGESMSADVDGAAAWKASNMAGILSNFAPADIYNADETGLFYEMLPARTLDFKGQRCHGGKHSKKRITVLLCTNMDGSDKRPPLVIGKSAKPRCFKGTRSLPVQYKANNKSWMTRAIFTEWMMAFDRDMKRQGRKVCLLLDNCSAHHSDEVKLTNTELRFFPPNCTSVLQPLDQGVILSLKRAYRGRLIQRLLFNTETGRDTKVDLYVALQIMSAAWSTLGRSVIVNCFRHAGFAEGRPVHSAGLTPGVTDDDEEASPAPGIAAAWKTLGEIGTVPPNLELDEYIGADACVVVHEDVSDEQIIKAARNDKDSSDEEDDDVQEAPAAATAVQVMDAFDVIRNFVAVRDDDVAMGLLTECENRVTALLAVKRKQTKLTDFWH; encoded by the coding sequence ATGAAATCACGTGATTGCAgttccgccattttggctttgtgTCGTGGTCGCGTTGTTCACTCGCTGCCTTTCTCTTCGACAACGACGAGTTTTCATCCGCAGGACACGATGGCAACGCAAGTGAAAAAACGCAAAACTCTTTCCCTTGAGCAAAAAGCTCAAATAATCGCCCAAGCAGAAAGCGGAAGGAAGAAAGCGGCAATTGCTGAAGACTTCGGAATTCCTGCAAGTTCGCTGTCAACGATTCTAGGCAATAAGGACAGCGTGAGAATGGCACTTGCTTCAGGCACATCCTCGAAGCACAAAAAGGTGACGCGGCCCCTCCATGAAGAGTTGGACAAAGCAGTGCATGCGTGGTTTGTGGAAGCACGAGCCAGCAACGTCCCCCTGTCCGGAAGCATCGTCCAGCagaaagccttgaactatgcatGCCTACTTGGCATTGATGATTTTAAAGCCAGCATTGGCTGGCTAAACCGTTTCAAGGCCCGCCATAACATCGTTGGAAAAGTGTTGTGCGGCGAGTCAATGTCAGCAGACGTGGACGGAGCAGCTGCTTGGAAGGCGAGTAACATGGCCGGAATTTTAAGCAACTTCGCGCCTGCAGACATTtacaacgccgacgagaccgggctaTTCTACGAGATGTTGCCGGCTAGGACGCTCGACTTCAAGGGGCAGCGCTGTCACGGCGGCAAACACAGCAAAAAACGCAtcacagtgctgctttgcacaaacATGGATGGCTCGGACAAGCGTCCGCCGTTAGTCATAGGCAAAAGTGCCAAGCCGCGCTGTTTTAAGGGAACTCGTAGCCTACCTGTGCAGTACAAGGCGAACAACAAGTCATGGATGACCCGCGCTATTTTCACCGAGTGGATGATGGCATTCGACCGCGACATGAAGCGGCAGGGCCGTAAAGTTTGCTTGCTTTTGGACAATTGTTCAGCGCATCACTCCGACGAAGTCAAGCTCACTAACACGGAGCTGAGGTTTTTCCCTCCCAATTGCACGTCTGTCTTACAGCCTCTCGATCAGGGCGTGATTCTTAGCCTGAAGCGCGCTTACCGCGGGAGGTTAATTCAGCGGCTGCTTTTTAACACTGAAACCGGCCGAGACACGAAGGTGGACTTGTACGTGGCACTGCAGATTATGTCTGCTGCCTGGAGCACACTGGGGCGCTCAGTAATTGTGAACTGTTTCAGGCACGCCGGATTTGCCGAAGGTCGACCCGTACACTCTGCTGGCCTAACACCAGGCGTTacagacgacgacgaagaggcgTCACCGGCTCCGGGGATCGCGGCCGCCTGGAAAACGCTGGGAGAAATAGGAACCGTGCCGCCTAATCTCGAGCTCGACGAATACATCGGCGCTGACGCTTGTGTTGTTGTTCACGAAGATGTGAGTGATGAGCAGATCATAAAAGCTGCCCGGAATGATAAGGACTCTTCcgatgaagaagacgacgacgtacAGGAAGCGCCGGCTGCGGCAACCGCCGTACAGGTGATGGACGCTTTTGATGTCATCAGGAATTTCGTTGCTGTCCGAGACGACGATGTTGCAATGGGTTTGCTGACTGAGTGCGAAAATCGCGTGACGGCGTTGCTCGCCGTGAAGCGTAAGCAAACCAAGCTTACAGATTTTTGGCATTAA